AGTTGTCTCAAGCCTACGACGATAAGGGGCGTGCGCTGTTTTCGGCAGGACGTTTGGACGATGCCATCACGCAATTTCGTCAATCCATTTGCGTCAATCCTGGATACATCAAGCCACATTACAACTTGGGCGATGCCTATTTTTGCAAGCGCTCGATCAGCCAAGCGATCGACGAATATTCTCAGGCACTTTTCCTGAAGCCCGCTTTGACTCGGATTTATGACGCTTTAGGAGAGGCTTATTGCTTCGATGGCGATTTTGAGAACGCATGTGATATCAGCCGCCGGGGACTTAGTATTCCTAGCAATGATGATGCAGCTTTTGACCGCATGAGAATTCGCCTGGATCGCTCTCAAAGCTTTCTGGCACTGGAGTCTCGAGTGTCCGCAGTCGCAGAAGGCGTTTACCAACCTCGCGATCGCTCCGAAACCATGCTCTATGCCGAACTTTGTTACCTCAAACATCAATACGTGGCGGCGGCTCGGCTGTACGCCAAGGCCCTGGCCGATCATCCGCAAATCGTCGATGAGCCTGGAATGCGCAATCGCTATCTCGCCGCTTGCGCTGCAGCACAAGCAGGAAGCAAGCCTGGGGAAGACTCCGAAAAGCTAGGCGCAGAAGATCGCCTGCAGTGGCGCAATCAGGCGCGAGAATGGCTGCATGACAGCCTTGTCTATTGGGAGTTTGCAATGAACTCCGATACGGCGGCAACCCAATTGCTTGCTCACCGATACCTCGTTAGGTGCTTAGCAGATCCACAACTAGCCGTTTTGCGCGATTCGAGCGAACTCGCCAAGTTGACCGCGGAGGAGCAGCACGCTTGCCACGAGATTTGGAATTCTCTCAATGCGCTTCTGGAACAGCGACAAGGAATCCGTATGCCTCTAGCTGACGCATCGGCACTAAAATAGTGCCGCTTGCTTTGCTGCGCTGCAATCTCTCCTGGGCATCATCTCAGCCTGATCGCTGGTGTGCTTCTAATTGTCTTCGACGCCTTCCACTCTATGACAATGGCGTCAACTCGATGAACAGTTTAGCCTCAGGGCCGGACGGCAAATTCCGGTCTTCTCTGGGTCGGGATTGAACAATGCAATTTCGACCTGGAGAGGTGTCGTATCGCCAAGCAATTTAAGTCCCTGACGCGCAGAGTCATTATGACCCAATTGTGGGCGTATCCGCCAAAAACGCAAGAATGCGCATGAGATGCTTAAGCTAAAGCATGGTCACAACGCTCTCTCTGACTAAGTTAGAACGTTATCTCTTGTCGGGGGATTCCGCTATACGGCTGATCGTTAGCCAAGGCAGGGCGAACTCCCTTAGCCGTGCATATCAAAGGCGGTTAACAACCCAAGAGCAAATTGATTGCGATCGGACGAATCCAGTGTTCGATGGGTTAGAAATTGACGGTTATCGCTAGTCTGAACAGGGCCGGGACGAGGGGAACTAATCTTCTTGGGAGTGTAAGGCGTCTAAGCGATGCTCAACTGCACAGAATGCATCGCTTGGAAGCGTGGGATATTGCTGGTCGTTGATCCTAGGTCTGTATCCAACGTACCGTTCACGGGGAGCAAATCATGAGTCTACGTGCTTTGAGTTATCGTGCCTTCCTAACTGCAATCGTTACAGCAATTCTTCTATCCGTGTCTGTGGGATGGGCACAGACCAATGGCACCTGGATTGATGCCGCGACCGGCGGACTTTGGAACGTCTCGGGCAATTGGCAAAGCGGCAATATCGCCAGCGGTGTCGGCGCCACGGCGGATTTCAGCACGCTCGATATTACGGCGAACAACACCGTAATCTTCAACGGCCCGTATACGCTTGGGTCCATGGTCTTCGGCGACACTACCCCGAACTTCAACTGGATCATCGATCCATCGACAGCGACCGGTTTGACCACCGATGTTCCCAATAACATCCTCACGCTGCAAACTTCCTCCGGAACGCCGACGATCACGGTCAATAATCAAACCGCCACGCTGCAAATGATTATCAATGGTTCTCAGGGCCTGATTAAGGCCGGGGCCGGAACACTGAACCTGGGCGGCGCTACAGCCACCAACACCACCACAAATTTGGTAACTCCCACCACTGCCACGGTCGCCAGCGCCGCGGGTCTGTTTGTGGGAGAGACGATTTACAACAACGCCGACATCCCTGCCGGCACCACCATCACCGCGATTAGCGGCACCACCATTACTCTTTCCCAGGCCGCGACAGTTGCCGGAACGGTCAGCACCACTTACACAGTTCCCGAAAACATCTCCGGTAACCTCACCGTCAATGCCGGAACCATGAATGTCACCACGCCCACAGGCTTTAGCAGCTTTACGCTGAATGCTGGCGCGCTCAATTTCACCAACGTTACCCAATCGTCGCTCGCCGGGGGTACGGTCAACGGCGGCGTGGCAACGATTGGCGTAGCGACCACCAGCGGCGGCACCTACACCGTTAACAATGGTGGCGTGTTGACCGTCAATGGGGCTGTTGCCGGTACCAATAGCTTTATTATGAATGCGGGGTCCATCGTCACTTCGAATCAAACATTAGCCAGCAGCGATATTTTCTACTCCGTGTATTCTGGTTCGGGATTTACCGCGGGCGCTACGGCTTCATTTTCTGGTGCTAATTTCGCAGGCGTAATTATCGGAAATGGAATTTTGAATTTTAATTCTGGGACAAGCAACTTCAATAACCCATCAACGGCGATCTTTGCCAACTACGGCGGCACAATTGAGTGGGGGGCCGGCAGCGGGACCAATGTCGGCACGACATCCTTTGGCATCCGCAACACTGGGACCATTTCCGCTCCGTTTACGACGATTGACTTCAATACCAAAACGTCCGCTTCCGCCAACGGCGGCCTGTATACTAACGGCGCCAGCCGAACCTGGGTTTTGGGTGGTGTCGCGGGGTCAGCTGGCCAAACCACTTTGGCGCAGGCATTTCTCAATTCCACTTCCACCACGGTAACCGCCACGACCACACAAAATGCAATTTATATTATTGGAAGCGCCAATGGGAACAACGTGTATGCTGATGAACTTGGTTACGGGTCCGGCAGCGGTGCAGGCACAACTTATTTTAATGCTTTGAGCATCACTAAAGTTGGCGTCGGCTCGCTGTCGCTGACCGATGCCAGCGGAATCGCGTACCCAACGCCTTCCGGAACCACCACCGTCGATGTTTATTCTGCCAACGGTGGTGTGCTCAAATTTGACGAGACCGCACTGCCTACTGGCTTCGTGCCAGTGAATTCACAACTTGCTTTTGGCGGCGGCACCATGCTGTTTACGGGAAAGAGTTCAGGCGCAACCACGCAGACCGTGGCCAACGTGACCGAGAATGCCGGCGGCGGCGTGCTAATTGTCGATCCCAATGGAGGCACGGGAACCACGCTCACGATGGGAACCTTGACTGCCACCACTTTGGGTGGCGCGCTGAATATCCAGCCGGCTTCGGCTTCCATTGGCAGCGGAAGTGTGACGATTACGACCACTTCGACCAACGCAACCCTGGTGAATGGCATTTATAGTCCGCGTATTACTTACGGGACTGATTGGGCAACCACCACGACCACTTCGGGCACAAACTATACGCTTTCGGGATTGGCGCCTGCGGGCTACACAGCGCTGAACACTAGCGGTAGCGGCACGGACACAAATAATTCAATCGTCTCCGGCAGCGGCGCCATTACGCCCGCGAGTTCCACAACTAGCACCTATACGCTCAAGGCCGCGTCCACGGGCAGCGGCCAGACTTTGGATCTCGGCTCCGGAAACACTTTGGTGTTGTCTGGTGGCGGCTTGTTGTTTAGCGGATCGAACGACTATTCGATCAATAACGGTACGCTCGAAGGCGCTGCCAGCTCAAGCTTGATTGTCCAGCAGCTCGGCGCCACTTCGTCCACGTCCACGAATTTAACCATCAATTCAACCATTGCCGACAATACCAGCGCCACGGCGCTTACCAAAGCCGGCGCCGGAAAATTGACGCTTACCGCCCCGAACAGCTACACGGGCGTGACGTACGTCAACGGCGGTACTTTGGCGATCAGTTCCAATGGAAATCTTGGTAATCAAACCATCGGCGCCGCGGTGGCACTCAACGGCGGTACGTTGGAGGCCACGGGTGGCACTTCGTTTGGGCTATTTAACGGCACCGCCGGCACCAACGATCGTGCCGTGACCATTGGCGGCGGCGGCGGTACCTTCAACGTAGACCCGGGCACTACGTTGCAGATCGACGGCCTAGTGAGCACTGCTGTCACCAACCAATTTGGTCCCTTGGTCAAGACCGGCTCAGGAACTTTGATTCTCAGTGGCAGCACAAACAACTATGGAGGAGCAACGATCATTAGCGGCGGCATTTTAAGCACACCGTATTTAGCGACCGGCAACAGCGCCAGCGGCATTGGCGCTTCCAGCTATGCCGCTCCTGCACTGGTCCTGGACGGCGGCACTTTACAATACACTGGAACCGGAGCTACCACTGATCGCTCATTCACACTTACGACTAACGGAGGCGGATTGGATGCCTCCGGCGCCGGCGCATTAGTTTTTAGCAATACCGCCCCAGTGGTTGCGGACAGTGCCTTGGCAGGCAGCGCCGCAAATCGAACGCTAACCTTCACCGGCACGAGCGGGTCGGGAATCAACAACCAGTTTGCCGGACAAATTCTGGATGGCGCCGGCGGCACGGTCAGTGTCGTTAAGTCTGGAGCCAGCACAAACGTTTGGCAATTGACCAATCCGAGCAACACCTATTCCGGAACAACCACGGTCAGCGGTGGTACACTTGCGCTAGTCCCCACGTCCGCTTCCACCAATAGCATTCCATCCACTTCCAAAATCACGATTGCCGCCAGTGCCTTCCTTGATGTTACGGGTTTGACCAACAGCACCATTGCATTGGGTCCCACTCAGACATTGGCTGGCAATGGCACGGTTACAGGTTCGGTTAACACGTCCGGGCAGGTCGGAGTCAATCCGGGCAGTCACATCGCGCCGGGTTCTAGCGTTGGCACGCTTACAATTTCTGGCGGCCTGAACATGGCCACTGGCTCGATTTATGACTACGAATTTGCCGACACGTTGGGTGTCCCGTCCGGCAATGACAAGATCATCGTCCAGGGATCAGGCGGCCTGACGATCAACGGCGGCAAGTTCAATTTGTACGCCGTGGGAACTCTCAATGGTTACACGACAGACGCGACAGGTTTGCAACTGATCAACTACACCGGTACGGATACGTTGGGTGGCGCCCTCAACTCGATCCTCTCGGTCGCTAACCCGGTGAGCGGCCTTTCGTACACGTTCCATGATACTGGTAGCGCCATCACCTTAGACATTACTGGTACGCCGACGATTACAGGCAAATGGATTACCGATGGCAGTTCTGGCTGGGATTCGACCGGGAATTGGTCCACCACTCCGGTCGCTGGTTCCCTTCCTAATGCTCAGGGAGCGACGGCGATCTTTGCCGGTGATGCCTCTACGCACACCAATCTTTCCCGCATAATCAGCCTGAATGGAAGTAAAACCGTCGGTACGCTGACCATGAGCAATCCCAATGGAGAATCGTACACCATTCAAGCGGGAAGCGGCGGCAGCTTGATTATCGACAACGGCGCCCTCCCGGCGACGGTTTCGATCGCAGGCACACAGGCGATTACCGCCGGCGTGACGTTGAACGGCTCCACGCAAGTGAACGTTGCCGGCAGTAGCGACACTCTGACCGTATCAGGAGCTGTTCAAGGCGCCGGCACGGTCACGAAGTCTGGTTCAGGCACCTTAGTACTAGGTACCGCCAACAGTTACGGACCAACGGCCGGTAGCACGGGCACCACACTGCAAAGCGGCGCCATTCAGGTCGGCAACAATACCGCCTTGGCTGCCGGAAACTTGGCTGTCACGGGAACTGCAACCTTGCAATCCGGTGCTGCAGGTTTGTCGCTGGCCAATAACGCGGTGATTACTGGCGGGGCCGCATTGATCGTCGACACGCAGGCCAACACCATGACTCTGTCGGGCTCCGTCAGTCAGACGGGTGTCGGCACAGGCGCACTCACCAAGCAAGGCAACGGCACGTTGAAATTGACCGGCAACAGTTCTTATACCGGAAATACGACCATCAGCAATGGCACATTGCAATTGGGTGACAACACAACCGCCGGTTCGGTCGCGGGCAATATTGTCAACAATGGCGCTTTGGTGCTGTACAACACAAATCCCACGTTCGCAGTGAATGGGAACATCAGCGGATCCACAGGAACGTTGACTGTGACGGGCGGAACCCCCACGTTAAACGGCACGAATTCCTTCGGCGGCGATACTGTTCTTAATGGTGGCACTTTGACGCTGGGAAACAGCGCGGCGCTCCAAGGCAGCACGCTGAATTACAACAACCAAGGCGGCACAATTAGCTTTGGGACGTTAACGGCGGCAACCTTGGGGGGACTTAAGGGAAGCCAAAACTTAACGCTAGCCTCAAATGGCGTCCCATTGACACTGACCGTGGGCGCCAACAACCAACCCACGACCTATACCGGTTCACTATCTTCTCCGGCTACGATTTCGGCCAATTTAACGACGAACACCACCGGCGGAACGGCAAATACCGCCACAGTTGACAATGCCACGGGATTGTTTATCGGCCAATTAATTACGGGTAACCCAAATGTGCCGGCCGGAACAACGATTACGAACATAGCCGGCACTACCATTACCATGTCTGCCAACGCCACCGCTGTGGCAACAGCATCAGCCAATTTTGTCAGCGGTTCGCTCACCAAAACCGGCACCGGCCTGATGCAGCTGACTGCCGCCAACAACTACGTGAGCACGACTGTCAATGGTTCTGGCACGCTGCAAATCAACTCGACCGGGTCGATTACCAATGCCGGGTCCGTCACGGTCGGCGGCAACTCCAAGTTGATCGTGAACGGCGGTTCGCTGACTGCCGCGTTGGGTTCTACTCTGGGACCCGATACAGGTACGTTCGATTTGGTCAGCGGCTCAGCGGCATTCAATGGCGGACTAACGATCACCTCGAATGGAACCGATGGCAGTTTGATTAAGGTCGAAAACGGTCCGTTCTCAGCCGCTAGCATCACGATTCAACGTAGTAATCCCTACACGACACAAATAACTTCGGCCAGCGGCGCTGCTGCGGTTTCATCGACGAGTGGCTTGGTTGTGACGGGAAGCACGGCAAATATCGCCGGTTCCTTGTTGCTTGGCTCGGGCAATTCATCGGCCAGCGCTCGAGTTGACGGGGGCAGCTTGACGGTTGGCGGGCCTGTGTTGATTGGCGACGTGGCCTCTCCCGGCTCCGGCCGCTATAGCATTTTGTCAATTACCTCTGGTTCGTTCACTTCGACGGACACCACCAGCGGCGTGGTTCTTTCGGCCGTCAACGGTGCTGTTAATAACGGTGAATTCTTAGTTTGGGGTGGTTCCGCGAATGTCTATGGAATTTCCTTTGGAACCACCGGCGCCAGCACGGGAACCGGCTATGTCTTGTTGGATGGAAGCGGTGACACGACCAGTGCCAAATTGTACGTGGGCGCTGGTGGCCTTACTGTTCCAACAGGATCGACAACTACAGGAACGGTCGAGTTGGACAACGGCACGCTATATGCCACCGCCGATTGGTCAATGTCGCCGGGAGTCGCCGTCACTGTGGGCACTCCGGCAAGCGGCGGCTTAACGATTGAAGCAGACGACGGCCAAGTCAGCCCGACAGCACATAATATCGTCATCGCGGGTAATTTGACTGGCTCCGCTCCAATTACGAAAGTTGGTGCCGGAAGTTTGACGTTGACCGGGAACAATTCCGGCTACAGCGGAAACATCTTGCTGAACGCGGGTAACTTGATCGCGAATACCGACGGCATCTCTCAGGTGCCGAGCATCGCCACGGTCAGTAACAGTCAGACAGTAACAATCAATCAAGGAACGGTTGTCAACGGCGGATTCACCAATGCCCAAATCACTGGCCCCGCCAGCCTTGTCAAAACAGGTACGGGCACTGCATCCTTGTCCGCTACGCAGGCTTACTCCGGTACGACGACCATTAACCAAGGCACCTTACTGCTAACCCAGGGCAATCAGATCAGTACCACGACGCAGGTCATATTGTCTGGCGGAACGCTGGGTACGAGCGGCAATAGCGAAGACTTTACGGGAACCAGTGCCACGCTCAAGTTGACTGCCAATTCTGCGATCGATTTAGGCAATGGCTCTTCAATCGTTAAATTCGCCAACAGCAACGGTATTTGGACCGGCAGCCCATTTTTGCGAGTGAGCAATTGGAACGGCACTCCGGTTACGGGAAGCGCTTCAGATACCGATCAGTTAATCGTTGGCGCCAATTCTTCCGGTCTGAATTCCACACAACTGGCGGACATTCATTTTACAGGCTACTTGACGGGTGCCGTTTACTCCAGTGCAAACCCGGGAGAAGTGGTTCCCGCCTTGACCACTCAATTGCTGCTAGGCGATGTCACACAGAACTCTCACGTCGATGCAGCGGACATTGTGGCAATGGAAAGTGCCTTAACGAACTTGAGCCTGTATCAATCCAGCCACAGTTTTGACTCCTTCGACATGCTCGATATTTTTGATACCAATCACGATGGTGTGATATCAGTTGCCGACGTCCAGGGTTTGATTAGCCTGCTTCACTCCGGGGGCGGTAATACAGCGGGAGTTCCGGAACCTGAAAGTTGTATTCTGCTCGTGATGGGCGGCTTAATTCTAATCGGTCGCTGCCAAATCGTAAAAACGCGCAACAAAAAACAATAATAAGAAGGGACCACAAAAGACTTGCTGTCATCCACGGATGCAGGGAAGGCAGCAGACAGCGCATCAGCAACGCCGAGCCCAGCCGGAGTTCTTCCCCCCCCAAACCGGCGGGCTCGGCGTAATATTTGAGCCGTAGTTCATGAAGGAGAGGTTAAATGTGTCTTCTTGACCCAGACCAAGCACAAGGAAGTCTGCGGACGGATGCAAAAAGTGTGAACGCAAAACCAAAGCTATCTGGTTTCACTCTCGTGGAACTTCTCGTAGTAATTGCGATTATCGGTATTTTAATTGCGTTGTTGTTACCGGCGATTCAAGCAGCACGGGAAGCGGCCCGTCTATCGCAATGCAAGAACAATCTAAAACAAATCGGGTTGGCCTGGTTAACCCATAACGATGCACAACGGTTTTTGCCCACTGGCGGCTGGTCCTATCAATGGACCGGTGATCCAGACTCCGGATTTACTTGGCTTCAGCCTGGAGGTTGGGCTTACAACATTTTGCCTTATTTGGAACAGAAGGTCGTGCATGATTTGGGCAAGGGCATGTCTGGAACGGCCAAAGCGAATGCTTTAGCGCAAGCCATGTCGACTCCTGTGCCTGTGTTCTTGTGTCCCAGCCGACGATCTTTGACATTGTTTCCGATCGACCCCCCCGGCACGCCCGCAGCGATCTTCAGCAATATCAAAAACACAGCCGGCGCAACGGAGCCTAAGAATGTGGTCCGTTCTGATTATAGTGCCAACTGCGGCGATCAATGGACCATTCAATATATCGACAGCAACGGCGCCACCCAAACGTATACCGACAAAAATGGCAATGCTCTCCCCGCCAGTACTGCTCCGAGCAGCAATCCGTTTCCGGCAGGCTATAAGCCAATCAAGATCCTAAATGCCACAGGCGTCTCGTATATGTTTAGCATGGTCCGAATCAAGGACATTACAGACGGCACAAGCCACACGTATATGGCTGGTGAAAAGTACATGCGGAGCGACCTCTACGAATCAGGGCTTGACGCGTCAGACAATGAATGGGCCTGGGTCGGCTGGGACAACGACGTTTACGTCGCCGCATATCAGCCTCCCAAACGAGATCAGCCGGGTGTCTTTGATGGAAACTGCTGGGGAGGCGCACATACCCAGACATTCAACATGGTGTATTGTGATGGTTCGGTCCATGCCGTTCCCTACACAATCGATTCGGCCCCCGGACTCGCCGATCCAAGCCAAGCGACCAATCAACCCGCCGAAAAGAAACGTGTCCATCAGTTGCTGGCAAATCGCGCCGATGGTCAAGCCGTGGAGCCAGATTTTTAAGGTTGCCAGCATCTTAGATTAGTGGTCGACTTTGAAATGCAGCGATGAATCTCAGCAAATTGTAGCATACTGCCGATGAGCACCGAGTTGCTTGCTCTGAGGAGGCGCGGGAAGATGCGAACTGGTAAAGGCAACGTTGGATTGGCGATCGTCATTGCGATAATTGGTCCAGGCGTCATTTTTCTCCCTCGCGTCAGCGTTGCTCAAAATGCACCAAACGCGACCGATGCCGAAGTAACTGCCGCTATTGCCCTCAGCGCTCCCATACCGACTGATGCTGTGTATCAGCCCAACTGGAACTCGCTCCAGCAAAACGACGTTCCCCAGTGGCTGTCAGATGCCAAGTTTGGAATCATGATGCACTGGGGGCTGTACTCTTCGACGGCGACACACAATGAATGGGATGAAAAATACATCTACGGAGCCAACAGCTCAATCAGCAATCAATTCACAACGAATTTTGGGACTCGCGATACGTTCGGTTACCTCGACGTGTTAAATCCCAACCTCGGACCGAATGCCACCGGGGCGGCAGCTTACGCGGCTGCGGGCAGTCCCTATGAACCCTTCACGGCCGACAATTTTGATCCCACTGCCTGGGCAACATTGTTCAAAGCATCCGGCGCTAAATACGTGACCATGACCGCGGAACACCACGATGGCTTTGCGCTGTGGAACAGTCAAGTCACGCCATTTAATACGGTCAACTTTGGGCCCCACCAAGATCTAGTTGGCGAGTTATCCACGGCGGTGCACGCTGCGGGATTAAAGTTCGGCGTGCAAAACCACGAGATGGAGAACTACGATTTTATTGCCCAGGTAGTCAACACCGCGGATCCAAATCAGGGCCCTGTCGGCCCCGGTATCGTGCATACAGGGGGGAATCTGACCGAGCCGAATGACTTTGGCGGCACCATTAGCTACACAGACAGCAGCAACGTCACTCACGTACTCAACCGACAGGACTTCTATCGACCCGATCTTAAAACCTACACCGATGGCAACGATGCGCTGACGCATTTCTTGGATGATTGGTATGCACGAAATGTCGAACTGATCAACGATTATCATCCCGACTTGATCTATTTCGATAACGGAGTGAATCCGCGGGTGCTTGATCCCCTCAAGGAAAAGGTTGCGGCCTACTATTACAATCAGGCACTTACCTGGTCTGGAAGCCCGCAGGTGACGATCACCGCAAAAAGTGATGCCTATTTAGGCGGGGCAACCGAAGACTATGAAAAGACAATTCCGACTTCAATTCAGGCCATTCCCTTTCAAGTGGAGCAAACGCTGACGAACGGCACGACCTGGGGGTACAATGTGCTCGGGGGAAGCAACAGCGGTTTCAATACGAATACCGCGACGTTTGTCCATGATCTGGTACATATCACAGCGCTCAATGGGACGATGCTCCTTAATATTGCACCCAAGCCAGATGGAACAATTCCCACAGACGAGCAAACCGTCTTGACGGGTATCGGCAATTGGCTGGCCGTCAACGGCGAAGCGATTTATGGCACACATCCTTGGATCAGTTTTGCGGAAGGTAGCACCAGTTCCGGTGCGCACACCAGTTCGGATTTTCGCTTCACCACAGGTCCCGGCTCTCTGTATGCAATTATGATGGGTTGGC
This portion of the Pirellulales bacterium genome encodes:
- a CDS encoding autotransporter-associated beta strand repeat-containing protein; this encodes MSVGWAQTNGTWIDAATGGLWNVSGNWQSGNIASGVGATADFSTLDITANNTVIFNGPYTLGSMVFGDTTPNFNWIIDPSTATGLTTDVPNNILTLQTSSGTPTITVNNQTATLQMIINGSQGLIKAGAGTLNLGGATATNTTTNLVTPTTATVASAAGLFVGETIYNNADIPAGTTITAISGTTITLSQAATVAGTVSTTYTVPENISGNLTVNAGTMNVTTPTGFSSFTLNAGALNFTNVTQSSLAGGTVNGGVATIGVATTSGGTYTVNNGGVLTVNGAVAGTNSFIMNAGSIVTSNQTLASSDIFYSVYSGSGFTAGATASFSGANFAGVIIGNGILNFNSGTSNFNNPSTAIFANYGGTIEWGAGSGTNVGTTSFGIRNTGTISAPFTTIDFNTKTSASANGGLYTNGASRTWVLGGVAGSAGQTTLAQAFLNSTSTTVTATTTQNAIYIIGSANGNNVYADELGYGSGSGAGTTYFNALSITKVGVGSLSLTDASGIAYPTPSGTTTVDVYSANGGVLKFDETALPTGFVPVNSQLAFGGGTMLFTGKSSGATTQTVANVTENAGGGVLIVDPNGGTGTTLTMGTLTATTLGGALNIQPASASIGSGSVTITTTSTNATLVNGIYSPRITYGTDWATTTTTSGTNYTLSGLAPAGYTALNTSGSGTDTNNSIVSGSGAITPASSTTSTYTLKAASTGSGQTLDLGSGNTLVLSGGGLLFSGSNDYSINNGTLEGAASSSLIVQQLGATSSTSTNLTINSTIADNTSATALTKAGAGKLTLTAPNSYTGVTYVNGGTLAISSNGNLGNQTIGAAVALNGGTLEATGGTSFGLFNGTAGTNDRAVTIGGGGGTFNVDPGTTLQIDGLVSTAVTNQFGPLVKTGSGTLILSGSTNNYGGATIISGGILSTPYLATGNSASGIGASSYAAPALVLDGGTLQYTGTGATTDRSFTLTTNGGGLDASGAGALVFSNTAPVVADSALAGSAANRTLTFTGTSGSGINNQFAGQILDGAGGTVSVVKSGASTNVWQLTNPSNTYSGTTTVSGGTLALVPTSASTNSIPSTSKITIAASAFLDVTGLTNSTIALGPTQTLAGNGTVTGSVNTSGQVGVNPGSHIAPGSSVGTLTISGGLNMATGSIYDYEFADTLGVPSGNDKIIVQGSGGLTINGGKFNLYAVGTLNGYTTDATGLQLINYTGTDTLGGALNSILSVANPVSGLSYTFHDTGSAITLDITGTPTITGKWITDGSSGWDSTGNWSTTPVAGSLPNAQGATAIFAGDASTHTNLSRIISLNGSKTVGTLTMSNPNGESYTIQAGSGGSLIIDNGALPATVSIAGTQAITAGVTLNGSTQVNVAGSSDTLTVSGAVQGAGTVTKSGSGTLVLGTANSYGPTAGSTGTTLQSGAIQVGNNTALAAGNLAVTGTATLQSGAAGLSLANNAVITGGAALIVDTQANTMTLSGSVSQTGVGTGALTKQGNGTLKLTGNSSYTGNTTISNGTLQLGDNTTAGSVAGNIVNNGALVLYNTNPTFAVNGNISGSTGTLTVTGGTPTLNGTNSFGGDTVLNGGTLTLGNSAALQGSTLNYNNQGGTISFGTLTAATLGGLKGSQNLTLASNGVPLTLTVGANNQPTTYTGSLSSPATISANLTTNTTGGTANTATVDNATGLFIGQLITGNPNVPAGTTITNIAGTTITMSANATAVATASANFVSGSLTKTGTGLMQLTAANNYVSTTVNGSGTLQINSTGSITNAGSVTVGGNSKLIVNGGSLTAALGSTLGPDTGTFDLVSGSAAFNGGLTITSNGTDGSLIKVENGPFSAASITIQRSNPYTTQITSASGAAAVSSTSGLVVTGSTANIAGSLLLGSGNSSASARVDGGSLTVGGPVLIGDVASPGSGRYSILSITSGSFTSTDTTSGVVLSAVNGAVNNGEFLVWGGSANVYGISFGTTGASTGTGYVLLDGSGDTTSAKLYVGAGGLTVPTGSTTTGTVELDNGTLYATADWSMSPGVAVTVGTPASGGLTIEADDGQVSPTAHNIVIAGNLTGSAPITKVGAGSLTLTGNNSGYSGNILLNAGNLIANTDGISQVPSIATVSNSQTVTINQGTVVNGGFTNAQITGPASLVKTGTGTASLSATQAYSGTTTINQGTLLLTQGNQISTTTQVILSGGTLGTSGNSEDFTGTSATLKLTANSAIDLGNGSSIVKFANSNGIWTGSPFLRVSNWNGTPVTGSASDTDQLIVGANSSGLNSTQLADIHFTGYLTGAVYSSANPGEVVPALTTQLLLGDVTQNSHVDAADIVAMESALTNLSLYQSSHSFDSFDMLDIFDTNHDGVISVADVQGLISLLHSGGGNTAGVPEPESCILLVMGGLILIGRCQIVKTRNKKQ
- a CDS encoding DUF1559 domain-containing protein; the protein is MCLLDPDQAQGSLRTDAKSVNAKPKLSGFTLVELLVVIAIIGILIALLLPAIQAAREAARLSQCKNNLKQIGLAWLTHNDAQRFLPTGGWSYQWTGDPDSGFTWLQPGGWAYNILPYLEQKVVHDLGKGMSGTAKANALAQAMSTPVPVFLCPSRRSLTLFPIDPPGTPAAIFSNIKNTAGATEPKNVVRSDYSANCGDQWTIQYIDSNGATQTYTDKNGNALPASTAPSSNPFPAGYKPIKILNATGVSYMFSMVRIKDITDGTSHTYMAGEKYMRSDLYESGLDASDNEWAWVGWDNDVYVAAYQPPKRDQPGVFDGNCWGGAHTQTFNMVYCDGSVHAVPYTIDSAPGLADPSQATNQPAEKKRVHQLLANRADGQAVEPDF
- a CDS encoding alpha-L-fucosidase; translated protein: MSTELLALRRRGKMRTGKGNVGLAIVIAIIGPGVIFLPRVSVAQNAPNATDAEVTAAIALSAPIPTDAVYQPNWNSLQQNDVPQWLSDAKFGIMMHWGLYSSTATHNEWDEKYIYGANSSISNQFTTNFGTRDTFGYLDVLNPNLGPNATGAAAYAAAGSPYEPFTADNFDPTAWATLFKASGAKYVTMTAEHHDGFALWNSQVTPFNTVNFGPHQDLVGELSTAVHAAGLKFGVQNHEMENYDFIAQVVNTADPNQGPVGPGIVHTGGNLTEPNDFGGTISYTDSSNVTHVLNRQDFYRPDLKTYTDGNDALTHFLDDWYARNVELINDYHPDLIYFDNGVNPRVLDPLKEKVAAYYYNQALTWSGSPQVTITAKSDAYLGGATEDYEKTIPTSIQAIPFQVEQTLTNGTTWGYNVLGGSNSGFNTNTATFVHDLVHITALNGTMLLNIAPKPDGTIPTDEQTVLTGIGNWLAVNGEAIYGTHPWISFAEGSTSSGAHTSSDFRFTTGPGSLYAIMMGWPTSGSTATIQSLGKSDIPGSSITGVYLLGYGPVSFTQGSSALTINLPNESLLADPNYAFAFRISGTGLMVPEPSSAILFGIGLVFFSAVYRLRPIGSKPSEWSPKSIMMKLSAVLLDIGKSKFEGAV